In the Syngnathus scovelli strain Florida chromosome 8, RoL_Ssco_1.2, whole genome shotgun sequence genome, one interval contains:
- the fzd7a gene encoding frizzled-7a — protein sequence MAAARSTSGSALVRIMWLLCALSFAPACAQHYNSESGISIPEHGFCQPISIPLCTDIAYNQTIMPNLLGHTNQEDAGLEVHQFYPLVKVQCSADLKFFLCSMYAPVCTVLEQAIPPCRSLCERARQGCEALMNKFGFQWPERLRCEAFPVHGAGEICVGQNTSEPSSPGSSSSPYAPELVTLPPSLGRPKLPPHNQYPEFSCPLQLDVPSYLGYKFMGVKDCGAPCEPTKPTGIMYFREDEVKFGRLWVGIWSILCCVSTLFTVLTYLVDMRRFRYPERPIIFLSGCYFMVAVAYAAGFFLEDKVVCVDKFKEDGYRTVAQGTKKEGCTILFMVLYFFGMASSIWWVILSLTWFLSAGMKWGHEAIEANSQYFHLAAWAVPAIKTITILAMGQVDGDVLTGVCFVGIFNVDALRGFVLAPLFVYLFIGTSFLLAGFVSLFRIRTIMKHDGTKTEKLEKLMVRIGVFSVLYTVPATIVIACYFYEQAFREHWERTWHMQTCKRFAVPCPMHNFAPMTPDFTVFMIKYLMTMIVGITSGFWVWSGKTLQSWRRFYKRLSNGTHGETTV from the coding sequence ATGGCGGCGGCCAGGTCCACCAGTGGCTCCGCGCTTGTGCGGATCATGTGGCTGCTGTGCGCCTTGTCCTTCGCACCAGCGTGTGCTCAACACTACAACAGCGAGAGCGGAATATCCATCCCGGAGCATGGATTTTGCCAGCCCATCTCCATACCACTGTGCACCGACATCGCCTACAACCAGACCATCATGCCGAACCTCCTGGGCCACACCAACCAAGAAGACGCCGGGCTGGAGGTGCACCAGTTTTACCCGCTAGTGAAGGTCCAATGCTCAGCCGATTTAAAATTCTTCCTGTGCTCCATGTATGCTCCCGTGTGCACGGTTCTGGAGCAAGCCATCCCCCCTTGTCGCTCTCTGTGCGAGCGCGCACGTCAGGGTTGTGAAGCCCTCATGAACAAATTCGGTTTCCAGTGGCCCGAGAGACTTCGCTGCGAGGCGTTCCCGGTCCACGGTGCCGGCGAGATCTGCGTGGGTCAGAACACGTCGGAGCCCAGCAGCCCGGGCTCCTCGTCTTCTCCGTACGCACCCGAGCTGGTGACCCTCCCCCCCAGCTTGGGCCGACCCAAGCTTCCGCCGCACAACCAGTACCCGGAGTTTTCCTGCCCGCTGCAGCTGGATGTTCCGTCCTACTTGGGCTACAAATTCATGGGGGTCAAAGACTGCGGGGCACCCTGTGAACCCACCAAGCCCACCGGGATCATGTACTTCCGGGAGGATGAGGTGAAATTTGGACGGCTCTGGGTGGGCATCTGGTCCATCTTGTGCTGCGTGAGTACTCTGTTCACGGTGCTCACCTATCTGGTGGACATGAGGCGCTTCCGCTACCCCGAGCGgcccatcatcttcctgtccggCTGTTACTTCATGGTGGCCGTGGCCTACGCCGCGGGCTTCTTCCTGGAGGACAAAGTGGTGTGCGTGGATAAATTCAAAGAGGACGGCTACAGAACGGTGGCCCAGGGGACCAAGAAGGAGGGTTGCACCATCCTCTTCATGGTCTTGTACTTTTTTGGGATGGCCAGCTCCATCTGGTGGGTCATCCTGTCGCTCACGTGGTTCCTTTCGGCCGGCATGAAATGGGGTCACGAGGCCATCGAAGCCAACTCTCAATACTTCCATCTGGCCGCGTGGGCCGTGCCCGCCATCAAGACCATCACCATCCTCGCCATGGGCCAGGTGGACGGCGACGTGCTGACCGGGGTGTGTTTCGTGGGCATCTTCAACGTGGACGCCCTCCGGGGCTTCGTCCTGGCCCCGCTTTTCGTCTACCTGTTCATCGGCACCTCCTTCCTGCTGGCCGGCTTCGTGTCGCTCTTCCGGATCCGCACCATCATGAagcacgacggcaccaagacggAGAAGCTGGAGAAGCTGATGGTGCGCATCGGCGTGTTCAGCGTGCTCTACACTGTCCCGGCCACCATCGTCATCGCCTGCTACTTCTACGAGCAGGCCTTCCGGGAGCACTGGGAGCGCACCTGGCACATGCAGACGTGCAAGCGCTTCGCCGTGCCCTGCCCCATGCACAACTTTGCCCCCATGACGCCCGACTTCACCGTGTTCATGATCAAGTACCTGATGACCATGATCGTCGGGATCACTTCGGGCTTCTGGGTCTGGTCCGGCAAGACCTTGCAGTCGTGGAGGAGGTTCTACAAGCGCCTTAGCAACGGTACCCACGGGGAGACCACGGTGTGA